The following are from one region of the Littorina saxatilis isolate snail1 linkage group LG2, US_GU_Lsax_2.0, whole genome shotgun sequence genome:
- the LOC138958625 gene encoding UPAR/Ly6 domain-containing protein crok-like, protein MATADWYLTLLCVLSFCSGGLAIQCYQCDSNEDVTCPSSDSFDTTINGVVDCNSFEAHTPGQFCMKVYQESPGWGGWQKTTRRCGSRTDFGVAWGCRWTWDYTGIFRETCYCEDRDGCNGANHMSFSLLSAVLTVFAVLNNAVRL, encoded by the exons ATGGCGACAGCGGATTGGTATCTTACGCTTTTGTGCGTCTTGTCCTTTTGTTCTGGTG GTTTGGCAATCCAGTGTTACCAGTGTGACAGCAATGAAGATGTGACATGTCCGTCCAGTGACAGTTTTGACACCACTATCAATGGTGTCGTTGACTGCAACAGCTTCGAAGCCCATACCCCTGGCCAGTTCTGCATGAAGGTCTATCAGGAGAGCCCTGGAT GGGGAGGATGGCAAAAGACAACCAGGCGTTGTGGATCAAGAACTGATTTTG gtgtggcTTGGGGCTGTCGCTGGACCTGGGACTACACAGGAATTTTTCGTGAAACGTGCTACTGTGAGGACAGGGATGGTTGCAACGGCGCCAATCACATGTCCTTCAGCCTGCTCTCTGCCGTCCTGACCGTATTTGCTGTCCTTAACAATGCAGTACGCTTatga